A genomic region of Trichothermofontia sichuanensis B231 contains the following coding sequences:
- a CDS encoding YggT family protein → MSAVLITTWLISLALGLWVCLFIFRIILSWYPQVDRDRPALRWIIVPTEPFLIPTRKVIPPLGGLDITPVVWVGIVSLLRELLVGQQGLLTLWSRVH, encoded by the coding sequence ATGTCTGCTGTGCTTATCACCACTTGGCTGATCAGCCTCGCTTTAGGGCTGTGGGTCTGCCTCTTTATTTTTCGGATTATCTTAAGTTGGTATCCCCAGGTTGATCGCGATCGACCGGCTCTGCGCTGGATTATCGTCCCCACCGAGCCATTCCTAATCCCCACCCGTAAGGTGATCCCCCCCCTGGGCGGACTGGACATCACCCCCGTGGTTTGGGTGGGAATTGTTAGTCTGCTGCGGGAGTTGCTGGTGGGGCAGCAGGGGCTGTTGACGCTGTGGAGCCGGGTCCACTAG
- a CDS encoding GspE/PulE/PilB domain-containing protein — protein MVVASSLPLSGSSVAPKPVQQPESGVNQALDTTQIFNLIDSYLPFEVCLHYQLLPLRIDCDRAYIGMVDPDDRAALEYAVRIAQYWNHRLIANPIARDRLHIILSAYLNFMQLQGPGAYQEKLRLANQMAKTGRPFQSKTNALPPPSPSCFQASKPMLNINDETLILDESEMVTLEARDASVIPLSGHVDPPLAIQRQGHCPPPPSPTTARSPHRPHPQPTPPASTPAPTSVLPAAAQQQLDQLGKTALQLTQQLRRTMHALQVYGPAHAAQALNRQKAIAALARDLHQVNQDFKVLLQVLAATKVS, from the coding sequence ATGGTAGTCGCTTCTTCCCTACCCCTATCGGGTTCCTCAGTTGCGCCCAAACCTGTCCAACAACCTGAATCTGGGGTTAACCAAGCACTGGATACAACCCAGATCTTTAACTTAATCGATAGTTATTTGCCCTTTGAAGTCTGTTTACACTATCAACTACTCCCTCTGCGAATCGATTGTGATCGAGCGTACATAGGGATGGTCGATCCCGACGATCGCGCGGCCCTAGAGTATGCCGTTCGCATAGCTCAGTACTGGAACCATCGCTTGATTGCTAACCCGATCGCCCGCGATCGCTTACACATTATCCTCTCCGCCTACCTCAATTTCATGCAGCTTCAGGGTCCCGGTGCCTATCAGGAAAAGCTCCGATTAGCCAACCAGATGGCGAAAACCGGTCGACCGTTTCAAAGCAAAACCAATGCACTACCTCCACCCTCACCGTCATGCTTCCAGGCCTCTAAACCTATGCTAAACATCAACGACGAAACCCTGATTCTAGATGAATCTGAAATGGTCACGCTTGAAGCCCGTGACGCCTCAGTGATCCCGCTATCGGGTCATGTGGACCCGCCTCTGGCTATCCAACGGCAGGGGCACTGCCCGCCACCGCCTTCCCCCACTACGGCTCGCTCCCCTCACCGCCCTCACCCCCAGCCTACCCCCCCAGCGTCAACCCCGGCGCCGACATCGGTGCTGCCTGCCGCTGCCCAACAGCAACTCGATCAATTGGGGAAAACCGCACTGCAACTAACCCAACAACTGCGCCGAACCATGCACGCGCTGCAGGTGTATGGTCCAGCCCATGCGGCGCAAGCGCTCAATCGGCAAAAGGCGATCGCGGCCCTCGCGCGGGATCTGCATCAGGTTAACCAGGATTTTAAAGTTCTCTTGCAGGTGCTCGCCGCGACAAAAGTATCGTAG
- a CDS encoding glycosyltransferase family 4 protein, protein MHIAWLGKKSPFCGNVTYGREVTNTLLERGHQVSFLHFNQETESSEAALVGSDVAIPCLLKSQVYTIPTFRSEKVLTDALRQLRPDVVHASLTLSPLDFRLPEICEALGLPLVATFHPPFDREVRTFTSSTQHLTYQLYAPFLARYDRVIVFSQLQRDVLIRLGVPASRMAVIPNGVDVDKYSPGPSRLKANLQVDRLFVYQGRIAPEKNLGSLLKAWKQAEMGPNCRLLIVGDGPLRPSLEPFYGPEYGIQWLGFEPNEQRRIEILRGADVFVLPSLVEGLSLSLLEAMSCGVACVATDAGADGEVLADQAGVIIQRNQRITAQLQALLPQLRDHPAWTRSLGYHARQRVLERYTLSRNISLLEALYAEVQSSRSLVA, encoded by the coding sequence ATGCACATCGCTTGGCTTGGTAAAAAATCCCCCTTTTGCGGCAATGTCACCTACGGTCGTGAGGTTACCAATACCCTCCTGGAACGTGGCCACCAGGTGAGCTTCCTGCACTTTAACCAGGAAACCGAGAGTAGTGAGGCAGCCCTAGTTGGCTCTGACGTCGCCATCCCCTGCCTGCTCAAGTCCCAGGTCTATACGATTCCCACCTTCCGTTCAGAAAAGGTTCTGACTGACGCCCTGCGGCAGCTACGGCCAGATGTTGTCCACGCTTCCCTCACCCTATCACCCCTGGATTTCCGCCTGCCAGAGATCTGCGAAGCCTTGGGCCTTCCCCTCGTCGCTACTTTCCACCCTCCCTTTGATCGCGAGGTCCGCACCTTCACCTCCAGTACCCAGCACCTCACCTACCAACTCTATGCTCCCTTCCTCGCCCGCTACGATCGCGTGATCGTATTTTCCCAGTTACAGCGGGATGTACTCATCCGCCTGGGGGTGCCTGCCAGTCGGATGGCCGTGATTCCGAATGGGGTAGATGTTGACAAGTATTCTCCCGGTCCCTCGCGCTTAAAAGCCAATTTACAGGTCGATCGCCTCTTTGTGTACCAGGGACGGATTGCCCCAGAAAAAAACCTGGGATCGCTACTCAAAGCCTGGAAACAGGCAGAAATGGGACCCAACTGCCGTCTTCTGATTGTAGGCGATGGTCCCCTGCGCCCCTCGTTGGAACCGTTCTATGGTCCGGAATACGGCATTCAATGGCTGGGCTTTGAGCCGAATGAACAGCGCCGTATCGAAATCCTCCGGGGGGCCGATGTCTTTGTGCTCCCATCCCTGGTGGAGGGACTGTCCCTGTCTTTGCTAGAAGCGATGTCCTGTGGGGTGGCGTGTGTGGCTACTGATGCGGGGGCCGACGGCGAAGTCTTGGCGGATCAGGCGGGGGTGATCATCCAACGTAACCAGCGGATCACTGCCCAACTGCAAGCCTTGCTCCCTCAACTGCGGGATCATCCGGCCTGGACCCGTTCCCTAGGTTACCATGCCCGTCAGCGGGTTCTGGAACGCTACACCCTCAGTCGGAATATTAGCCTGTTGGAGGCCCTCTACGCCGAGGTGCAGTCGTCCCGATCGCTGGTTGCCTAG